Proteins encoded within one genomic window of Haematobia irritans isolate KBUSLIRL chromosome 5, ASM5000362v1, whole genome shotgun sequence:
- the hpo gene encoding serine/threonine-protein kinase hippo — protein sequence MSSKSELLKLSEESLLQPPEKVFDIICKLGEGSYGSVYKALHKESTSIVAIKLVPVESDLHDIIKEISIMQQCDSPYVVRYYGSYFKQYDLWICMEYCGAGSVSDIMRLRKKTLTEDEISTILSDTLKGLVYLHLRRKIHRDIKAGNILLNTEGYAKLADFGVAGQLTDTMAKRNTVIGTPFWMAPEVIEEIGYDCVADIWSLGITALEMAEGKPPYGDIHPMRAIFMIPQKPPPSFREPDCWSTEFIDFVSLCLVKNPEERATASDLLEHEFIRNAKHRSILRPMIEETCAIREQQRNSRATGSSAQGMSQAKSLATQQEDCLPEEEQGEFPLETVKTFIDDPGTLVPEKFGEYQQTSNTLNAEDMGTLCPGKGGMSANKSQDVGDMTAVDSGTMVELESNLGTMVINSDSDDSSTAKRNDCAKPRYRPQFLDHFERKNPEIQQQQQQRPVADDKASEYSPAAAALAAAQSNVNNHNLLNQAQQAAHHTPVTNINSNDSNWENNMEKQFQQISAINQYGLQQHQQHLQQQQQLQAFYGNAMVNEQQQQQHILALNQQQQALMQPPPAYSQQQQQPQAPAHHPPPHHLHTQSHSYVDGEFEFLKFLTFDDLNQRLNNIDSEMEKEIEELNKKYNAKRQPIVDAMNAKRKRQQNINNNLIKI from the exons ATGTCTTCCAAAAGCGAACTTCTAAAGTTGTCTGAAGAGTCATTGCTGCAGCCTCCGGAAAAGGTATTTGATATCATTTGTAAATTAGGCGAAGGTAGTTATGGATCTGTGTATAAGGCTTTACACAAAGAAAGCACCAGTATTGTGGCCATTAAATTGGTGCCGGTCGAGTCCGATTTGCACGATATAATAAAGGAGATATCCATAATGCAACAATGTGATTCTCCGTATGTGGTACGCTATTATGGATCCTATTTCAAACAATATGATCTATGGATTTGTATGGAATACTGTGGTGCAGGAAGTGTATCAGATATAATGAGACTTCGTAAGAAAACCTTAACGGAAGATGAAATTTCTACGATTCTTTCGGATACTCTAAAGGGTTTGGTCTATTTACATTTACGCAGAAAAATTCATCGTGACATTAAAGCTGGAAATATATTGCTCAACACCGAAGGCTATGCTAAACTAGCAGATTTTGGAGTAGCTGGACAATTGACCGATACGATGGCGAAAAGAAACACAGTTATTGGTACACCTTTTTGGATGGCCCCTGAGGTAATTGAGGAGATTGGTTACGATTGTGTAGCCGATATTTGGTCTTTGGGAATAACAGCTCTTGAAATGGCCGAGGGAAAACCTCCATATGGTGATATACATCCTATGCGTGCCATTTTTATGATACCTCAAAAGCCACCACCATCTTTTCGCGAACCTGATTGCTGGAGTACAGAATTCATAGATTTTGTAAGCCTATGTTTGGTGAAGAATCCAGAAGAGCGTGCCACTGCCTCCGATTTATTAGAACATGAATTTATACGCAATGCCAAACATCGTAGCATTTTAAGACCTATGATAGAAGAGACCTGTGCCATCAGAGAACAACAAAGAAATTCAAGAGCTACTGGTAGTTCCGCACAGGGTATGAGCCAGGCTAAAAGTTTGGCCACCCAACAAGAGGATTGTCTACCAGAGGAGGAGCAAGGTGAATTTCCATTGGAAACGGTCAAAACATTTATAGATGATCCAGGCACACTGGTACCGGAAAAATTCGGTGAATATCAGCAGACATCAAATACATTGAATGCTGAAGATATGGGAACATTGTGCCCGGGTAAGGGTGGTATGTCAGCAAATAAGTCGCAAGATGTTGGCGATATGACAGCTGTGGATAGCGGAACAATGGTGGAATTGGAATCGAACCTAG GTACAATGGTCATTAATTCCGATTCGGATGATTCATCCACAGCTAAGCGCAATGATTGTGCCAAGCCCCGCTATCGACCACAGTTCCTGGACCATTTCGAACGAAAAAATCCCGaaattcaacaacaacaacaacaacgcccAGTGGCTGATGACAAAGCAAGTGAATATTCTCCGGCTGCTGCAGCCTTAGCGGCCGCCCAGTCAAATGTAAATAATCACAATCTCCTTAATCAAGCTCAACAAGCAGCACATCACACACCCGTCACCAATATCAATTCCAATGATTCAAATTGGGAAAATAATATGGaaaaacaatttcaacaaatttcggCCATTAATCAGTATGGCttacaacaacatcaacaacacctgcaacaacaacaacaattgcaaGCCTTTTATGGTAATGCCATGGTTaatgaacaacaacaacagcaacatatATTAGCTttaaatcaacaacaacaagcaCTTATGCAACCTCCGCCTGCCTACtcccaacaacaacagcaaccccAAGCTCCAGCCCACCATCCTCCTCCTCATCATCTTCACACCCAATCTCATTCATATGTCGATGGTGAGTTtgaattcttgaaatttttaacatttgacGATTTGAATCAGCGTCTCAACAATATCGATTCGGAAATGGAAAAAGAAATCGAAGAACTCAATAAGAAATACAACGCCAAGCGCCAGCCCATAGTCGATGCAATGAATGCCAAACGCAAACGTCAAcagaatattaataataatttaattaaaatttaa
- the Orc3 gene encoding origin recognition complex subunit 3 translates to MDPTISVSKGCFVFKNGATRADKNKKSNKRKKAGASSNATTGILGKEITDQPFYAVYAETWSMIQGHIEALQKESTSKTLQDLVDFIAKQSKFEESYLGLEEIVPAAALLTGINQPDHLKQFDNLSNRINEKLSASICILQSRDCSSIKSAIETMVYNFIESPQDDEEDRDNKRLRKSQCTMKQLKTWYRNNWPCLKRKSDDDDSGESSSETDGGSIISSVANGNGESKHMLIVILPDFECFNSLVLQDLILILSSNCADLPFVLVLGIATSIASVHNALPYHVTSKIKLKIFQGQSAPVGLNEILEKVILSPKYAFHLSGKAFKFLTHIFLYYDFSINGFIQGFKYCFMEHFFQGNAYSLCCNYSSSLTKIKAMTHDDMEVIRKQLSFRPYVEGINDCKRIIAILTDDNYLKKKLPSLLRDCHVYFMTLRVFLEFLTVLVEDLPKSPLGKFRRELYATCLAKDICTLPEFRECWKILEFMSKDEFVSKISKAIKATQEFYDNEIKGKLELAEDCEKIVVEKLHEVKELITNVVMAGTETSTSTTDASKVTSPDELKQLSSRQDLKDKLLQMSKQQKPISDFSKSVQETLEYIEKNIVSQHLGPLQKAPALHELFVFSDISNVRRNIIGAPRAALHMALNNPHFYLQCKCCTLREHSQLLPTLPDISIMYKLHLECGRMINLYDWLQAFRSLVDDTEDEQEQMDPQIQARFTRAVAELQFLGYIKMSKRKTDHATRLTW, encoded by the exons ATGGATCCAACTATATCGGTTTCAAAG GGTTGTTTTGTCTTCAAGAATGGAGCCACCCgtgctgataaaaataaaaaatccaacaaaagaaaaaaagccGGTGCATCATCCAATGCTACAACGGGGATATTGGGTAAAGAAATTACCGATCAACCATTTTATGCAGTATATGCGGAAACCTGGAGTATGATACAGGGCCACATAGAAGCATTACAGAAGGAGAGTACTTCAAAAACACTGCAGGATTTAGTGGATTTCATAGCTAAGCAAagtaaatttgaagaaagttattTGGGTTTGGAGGAAATTGTTCCAGCCGCTGCCTTATTGACTGGCATTAATCAACCCGACCATTTGAAACAATTCGATAATTTAAGCAATCGAATTAATGAAAAGCTATCAGCTAGTATATGTATATTACAATCTCGTGATTGCTCCTCAATAAAATCAGCCATTGAGACTATGGtctataattttattgaatcacCACAGGACGATGAGGAAGATCGAGATAACAAACGCTTAAGGAAATCACAGTGTACTATGAAACAATTGAAAACATGGTATCGAAATAATTGGCCTTGCCTAAAGCGTAAAAGCGACGATGATGATTCTGGCGAGTCTTCATCAGAAACTGATGGTGGTAGCATCATATCTTCCGTAGCCAATGGGAATGGAGAATCGAAGCATATGCTTATTGTTATACTACCAGATTTTGAATGTTTCAATTCGTTAGTATTACAAGATCTCATACTAATACTAAGTTCAAATTGTGCAGACCTTCCATTTGTCTTAGTTTTGGGTATAGCAACTTCAATTGCTTCTGTACACAATGCCTTGCCCTATCATGTTACAtcgaaaataaaactaaagatTTTTCAAGGTCAATCTGCTCCAGTGGGTCTTAATGAG atccTAGAGAAAGTCATATTATCCCCAAAGTATGCATTTCATCTATCGGGAAAGGCCTTCAAATTTCTAACACACATCTTTTTGTATTATGATTTTTCCATTAATGGTTTCATTCAAGGATTCAAG TATTGCTTCATGGAGCATTTCTTTCAAGGAAATGCCTACTCTTTGTGCTGTAACTATTCATCATCGCTCACTAAAATTAAAGCCATGACCCATGATGATATGGAGGTAATACGTAAACAGTTATCCTTCCGCCCCTATGTAGAGGGCATCAACGATTGCAAACGTATCATAGCCATATTGACCGATGACAACTATTTGAAAAAGAAGCTTCCTAGTCTATTAAGAGATTGTCATGTTTACTTTATGACATTACGGGTATTCTTAGAATTTCTTACCGTTCTCGTAGAGGATTTACCAAAATCTCCTCTGGGTAAATTTCGCAGAGAATTATATGCAACATGTTTGGCCAAAGATATTTGCACTTTACCAGAATTCAGGGAATGTTGGAAAATATTGGAATTTATGTCAAAAGATGAATTCGTTTCAAAAATATCCAAAGCCATTAAGGCCACACAAGAGTTCTATGATAATGAAATAAAAGGAAAATTAGAATTGGCCGAAGACTGTGAGAAAATTGTAGTTGAAAAATTACACGAGGTCAAAGAATTAATAACAAATGTTGTAATGGCTGGCACGGAGACTTCTACATCCACTACCGATGCCTCAAAGGTAACATCGCCAGATGAATTAAAACAGTTGTCATCGAGACAAGATCTTAAGGATAAATTGTTACAAatgtcaaaacaacaaaaacccaTATCCGATTTTTCGAAGTCGGTTCAAGAAACTCTAGAGTATATAGAGAAAAATATTGTGAGCCAACATTTGGGTCCTTTACAAAAGGCCCCAGCTTTACACGAGCTATTTGTATTTTCCGATATATCCAATGTAAGACGTAACATTATTGGTGCCCCAAGAGCCGCTTTGCATATGGCTCTCAATAATCCccatttttatttacaatgtaAATGTTGCACCCTTAGGGAACATTCACAATTATTACCCACATTGCCGGATATATCGATCATGTATAAATTACACTTGGAATGTGGACGTATGATTAATCTTTATGATTGGTTACAAGCCTTTCGATCTTTGGTAGATGACACTGAAGATGAACAAGAACAGATGGATCCACAGATACA gGCACGTTTTACTCGAGCTGTTGCAGAATTGCAATTTTTGGGTTACATAAAAATGTCCAAACGAAAAACGGATCATGCTACACGTTTAACTTGGTAG